The DNA segment GGCGGTCAGGAAGTACGGCTGGCCGCCCTTGACCACGTTGAAGCCGAGCGAGCAGCGCCCGCCCGACCCGGTGATGGCGTCGCCGCCGGCGACGAAGGGCTTGAACTCCCCCTTCGACCGCTTGAGTTCGGCTCTGCCACCGAGCCCGTCGACCACGGTGCCGAGCTTGGTCCACTGGGCCGGGGAGACGGTCTTGTCGGCGGTGACGACGACCTTGTTCGTGACCGGGTCGATCGCCCACGAGGTGCCGGGGACGGTGGCGTCCTTCTTCAGCGTCGAGCGCGCGCCGTCGAGTTCGACGAGGGAGTGCGTGACGACCTTGGCCTGGGCGCCGGCCGCCTCGACGACACGCGCGGTGGCGTCGTCGAGCACGTTGACGACGAGCCTCTTCGCCCGGGCGTCGTAGTAGCTGCCTGCCGCGTCGGAACCGAGGTCACGGACGAGCGTGGAGGCGAGCTTTCCGGCCGCGGGGGCGGACAGAAGCTGCGGCTGTGGAGCGGACTTCGCGGGTTCGCTGGCGTTCGCACTCTGGAAGGTGACACCCGCGGCGATCAGTGCGGCGACTCCCGCGCCGGCCAGGGCGGCCCGCCGCCCGGGTATGCGTCGGTGCTTCAACTCACGTCCTCCTGTGGGGGGTCGACCCGAAGACAGCAGGGACTACGGGCCGGAAGGCTGGTTGACGGGCGCCCACTCTTCCGAACCGCACAGGGGACACACAAGGTTGTGTCCAGGACGCACACAAAATTCGCACTGCAAACACTACGAGCGGGTAACCCACCACGAGCCAAAGGCCTGTGGCCGAAAAACGAGGGCAGACAAGTGCCCCCGCACGCGAAGGAGAGCGCACGGGGGCACGATGCCGTCACCACATTCCGAACCGGCCGAACCAGCCGGACCAGCCAGACCAGCCAGACCCGCCGGACCAGCCAGACCAGAACGAAACAGGTGGAACGAACAGAACAAGCGAAGCGAATGGAACCCGGAAGACCCCCGTCAGTAGACGTGGACTCCGTAGGCACTCAGCGCCTCGGTGACCGGCTGGAAGAAGGTCGTCCCGCCGGAGGAGCAGTTGCCGCTGCCGCCGGAGGTCAGACCGTAGGCCCTGGTGCCGCCGTACAGCGGGCCGCCGGAGTCGCCGGGCTCGGCGCAGACGTTGGTCTGGATGAGTCCGGAGACGATGTCGCCGCCGCCGTAGTTGACCGTCGCGTTGAGCGCCTGGACGGTGCCGCTGTGGATGCCCGTGGTGGAGCCGCGGCGGGTGACGGCGGTGCCGACGGAGGGCGTGGACGCGCTGGTGATGTCCTGGCTGCCGACCGTGCCCGACTTGGTCACGGAGCTGTTGGTGTACCGCACGATGCCGTAGTCGTTCCCCGGGAAGGAGGAACCGGCGGTGGTGCCGAGCGTGGTCGCGTGCGAGGAGTCCGCCCACCAGGTGCCCGCGCCGTCGGTGCAGTGACCGGCGGTCAGGAAGTAGTAGTTGCCCGCGGAGTCCTGGACGTTGAAGCCGAGGGAGCAGCGCCAGCTACTCGCATAGATGGCGTCGCCGCCGGAGATCAGCTTCTTGAACGTGCCTGGGGTGCGCTTGATGACCAGGGCGGCGGAGTCGGCACCCGCCTGCTGCTTGATCTTGGCGATCTCCGCCTGGGAGACCGTGCTGTCGGCGGTGACGACGACGCGGTTGTTCTTGCCGTCCACGGCCCAGGCGGTGCCGGGGATGTCGGCCTTCAGCACGGAACCACTGGCGGTGGTGAGCTGGTTGGCGCTGAACGTGGGGGTGGTGCTGGCGTTCGCGGTGGGGACGGTGAATGCCGCCGCGGCCAGGAAGCCGGCGGCCACGGCGATCAGCTGGGTCCGTCTGGCAACGCTGCTGCGGGAAGTGGTGCGCTTGATCCTCACTCGTTCCCTCCCAGGGGAAGTCGGGGGCCCGCGTGGGGTCGGGGCCCGTGAGGCGCAGCCAGGGACAGGGACTTGTACCGGATTCCGGACACGCATGACCCTGACAAGCGCTGAGGGGGAGTATTCGGCCGAACGGCCGGTCGGCACAAGAGTGCCTTTCGGCCGTCAATCTTTGAACCTCCTGTGAGCCCCGGGCGCACCACCCCTGGCGTCAGCCCAGCCCCCGCTCCCCTGCCTCGACCGCGGCGTCCAGCAGGTTGCCGGGCGGCGGGAAGGGGCAGACGAAGTGGTCGGCGAAGGCGCAGGGCGGCAGTTGGGCACGGTTGAGGTCGACGACGGTACGACCGTCGGCGTCGGGCGCGGGCGTGTGCAGGAACCGGAAGCGGAAGCTGGTGTCGCCGCTGGTGGCGTCGGCGAAGACCGCCCACAGCCGGCCGTCGCCCTGCCGCGCGACCTGGAGCGTGCGTTCGTGTCCGGCGAGGGGGAAGGCGAGCTCGCCGGAGAGGGCGAGACCGCGCTCGCGCCCGTCCGCGTTGCCGACCCGTACGGTGCGCGGGGTGTCGTAGGGGGTGAAGCGGCCGGGCACGGACCAG comes from the Streptomyces sp. NBC_00820 genome and includes:
- a CDS encoding S1 family peptidase — translated: MKHRRIPGRRAALAGAGVAALIAAGVTFQSANASEPAKSAPQPQLLSAPAAGKLASTLVRDLGSDAAGSYYDARAKRLVVNVLDDATARVVEAAGAQAKVVTHSLVELDGARSTLKKDATVPGTSWAIDPVTNKVVVTADKTVSPAQWTKLGTVVDGLGGRAELKRSKGEFKPFVAGGDAITGSGGRCSLGFNVVKGGQPYFLTAGHCTQAISSWSDSSGNVIGQNAQSSFPGNDFGLVKYASGVDHPSEVDLYNGSAQQITGAAEATVGMRVTRSGSTTQVHDGAVTGLNATVNYSEGTVSGLIQTDVCAEPGDSGGSLFSGSSAIGLTSGGSGDCTSGGETFFQPVTEALSATGASIG
- a CDS encoding S1 family peptidase encodes the protein MRIKRTTSRSSVARRTQLIAVAAGFLAAAAFTVPTANASTTPTFSANQLTTASGSVLKADIPGTAWAVDGKNNRVVVTADSTVSQAEIAKIKQQAGADSAALVIKRTPGTFKKLISGGDAIYASSWRCSLGFNVQDSAGNYYFLTAGHCTDGAGTWWADSSHATTLGTTAGSSFPGNDYGIVRYTNSSVTKSGTVGSQDITSASTPSVGTAVTRRGSTTGIHSGTVQALNATVNYGGGDIVSGLIQTNVCAEPGDSGGPLYGGTRAYGLTSGGSGNCSSGGTTFFQPVTEALSAYGVHVY